Below is a genomic region from Nitrososphaerota archaeon.
TCTCCTCAAACCCCTTGATCAGATTATGTATTGCTCTGCCTAATTCTTCGCCCCGATACCCTCCTTCGAGTACGAAGAAGGTCGGTTTATTCAAGGTTCTTATGAGCATACCTATCTTTCTGTAGCTATCCTCGGTTAGGTTGAGGGATGCTAGGTCGCCTCTGTAGGTGTCGAATCCCGCTGAAACCGCTACCACCTCGAATCTATTTGCTTTCACACTAGCTAGGGCTTCGCTAAGTGTCTTCAAATA
It encodes:
- a CDS encoding histone deacetylase family protein, which encodes YLKTLSEALASVKANRFEVVAVSAGFDTYRGDLASLNLTEDSYRKIGMLIRTLNKPTFFVLEGGYRGEELGRAIHNLIKGFEENEAQ